The following proteins are encoded in a genomic region of Paenibacillus sp. FSL R7-0273:
- a CDS encoding GNAT family N-acetyltransferase: MDNELTISRLTAGDRGAAAQIFEISITDAFEQEGLGDLREDLAQEIDGKNHLVQAALSRANPDTFLLLARLNGEAAGTISFGPCGEEVRICTGGRLNDVGELGSLYVLPQLQNRGIGSALIRSMAELLDGQGIEQFCLDSGYKRAQQRWLQKFGEPYVTAQDYWGPGNPHMVWLCKVKDYV, translated from the coding sequence ATGGATAATGAGCTAACCATAAGCAGGCTAACAGCCGGGGACAGGGGCGCGGCAGCGCAGATTTTCGAGATTTCAATTACGGATGCCTTTGAACAGGAAGGGCTGGGGGATCTGCGGGAGGATCTGGCTCAGGAGATCGACGGTAAAAATCATCTGGTCCAGGCTGCGCTTTCCCGTGCCAATCCGGACACTTTTCTGCTGCTGGCCAGGCTGAACGGCGAAGCCGCCGGAACGATATCCTTCGGGCCCTGCGGTGAAGAAGTGCGGATATGCACCGGCGGACGGCTGAACGATGTAGGTGAGCTGGGCAGCTTGTACGTACTCCCGCAGTTGCAGAACCGGGGTATCGGATCAGCGCTGATCCGTAGTATGGCCGAGCTGCTGGATGGACAGGGAATTGAGCAGTTTTGTCTGGACAGCGGCTATAAGCGCGCACAGCAGAGATGGCTGCAGAAGTTCGGTGAGCCTTATGTAACCGCCCAGGACTACTGGGGTCCCGGCAATCCGCATATGGTGTGGCTATGCAAGGTGAAGGATTACGTGTAG
- a CDS encoding MarR family winged helix-turn-helix transcriptional regulator: MNENEQQEQQEQQEQQEQQEQQEQQEQQEQQEQQEQQEQQEQQEQQEQQEQQEQQAYILGTLLMLANRIQALGDKLDAQMTTKQWLLIAVILKSGSAAPTLSDLAAMTGSSRQNVKKMALLLEKQGLVELAKDAQDARIVRVRLTEACMVYLAGRSGKEEKFMAELFNGFDGELTGGLFRGLAGLSRNIIRMEAGSPAVEKE; encoded by the coding sequence TTGAATGAGAATGAGCAACAAGAACAACAAGAACAACAAGAACAACAAGAACAACAAGAACAACAAGAACAACAAGAACAACAAGAACAACAAGAACAACAAGAACAACAAGAACAACAAGAACAACAAGAACAACAAGAACAACAAGAACAACAAGAACAACAAGCATACATTCTGGGGACTTTACTCATGCTTGCCAACCGGATTCAGGCACTGGGCGATAAGCTCGATGCGCAAATGACGACGAAGCAGTGGCTGCTGATCGCTGTTATTTTGAAAAGCGGCTCGGCTGCCCCTACCTTGTCCGATCTCGCGGCAATGACCGGAAGCTCACGGCAGAATGTCAAGAAGATGGCGCTGTTACTTGAAAAGCAAGGGCTGGTGGAGCTGGCCAAGGATGCACAGGATGCAAGGATTGTCCGTGTTCGGCTGACTGAGGCATGTATGGTTTATTTGGCGGGAAGAAGCGGGAAAGAGGAGAAGTTCATGGCAGAATTATTCAATGGCTTCGACGGGGAGTTAACAGGCGGTTTGTTCCGCGGATTAGCCGGGCTGAGCCGGAATATCATCCGGATGGAAGCCGGTTCTCCGGCTGTTGAAAAGGAGTAG
- a CDS encoding ketopantoate reductase family protein, producing the protein MKTLVYGAGVLGSYLAHVLIQGGNDVTMLARGSRAEELKRNGLIIRHYFQLRTTTDPVKVISTLEPEEHYDLIFVVMKFNDFPAVLPVLAANISSNIVLVGNNPEAHATQRMLEELSGNKKNMAFGFQLSGGRREKDRMISVRAGGQMVLGALDGPVPFQDMLATAFAHTKYKLSFLEDIDTWLKSHIITILPMNLATFAVKGDVKILARNKKLLQQIITAMDEGFSVLETLGYTVVPAGQVKAVRSYRRLMYLFLKVYHRLPVARMIDGSVHELTALNSAFDRLKQQAGVGTPVWDELVALNGER; encoded by the coding sequence ATGAAGACATTGGTTTATGGCGCAGGGGTGCTCGGAAGCTATCTGGCGCATGTGCTGATCCAAGGCGGAAATGATGTAACGATGCTGGCGAGAGGGAGCCGGGCGGAGGAGCTGAAGCGGAACGGACTGATCATCCGCCACTATTTTCAGCTTAGGACGACCACTGACCCGGTGAAGGTAATCAGCACGCTTGAGCCCGAGGAGCATTATGATCTGATTTTTGTCGTGATGAAGTTTAATGACTTCCCGGCAGTCCTGCCGGTGCTTGCAGCGAATATTAGCAGCAACATTGTCCTGGTGGGCAATAATCCGGAGGCGCATGCTACGCAGAGAATGCTGGAGGAGCTTAGCGGAAATAAGAAAAATATGGCGTTCGGATTTCAGCTGAGCGGCGGACGGCGGGAGAAGGACCGCATGATTTCCGTCCGCGCAGGTGGACAGATGGTGCTTGGGGCGCTGGACGGACCCGTTCCCTTCCAGGACATGCTGGCTACGGCCTTTGCACATACCAAATATAAATTAAGCTTCCTTGAGGATATCGATACGTGGCTGAAAAGCCATATTATCACGATTCTGCCGATGAATCTCGCTACATTTGCGGTTAAAGGCGATGTGAAAATACTTGCGCGCAACAAAAAGCTGCTGCAGCAAATTATCACGGCGATGGATGAAGGCTTCAGTGTGCTTGAGACACTGGGATATACTGTAGTCCCGGCAGGTCAGGTTAAGGCAGTCCGTTCCTACCGCAGGCTTATGTATCTGTTCCTAAAGGTGTATCACAGGCTTCCGGTCGCCCGGATGATCGATGGCTCGGTGCATGAGCTTACGGCGCTTAACAGCGCTTTTGACAGGCTGAAGCAGCAGGCAGGGGTGGGAACTCCGGTTTGGGATGAGCTTGTTGCCCTGAATGGCGAAAGGTAA
- a CDS encoding DUF6544 family protein: protein MIVLTITIICLAAAVLVFWRIPYSGIKTRFQRLSNNLITGEPASGTAFTAEDWTPLPPPVRRYFETAGFTGCAKMSAMQAEFRNVKFSLGPGKAIISIGYKQVNSAAHTARAAFINTKLYGIPFQGLDTYIEGTGGMKGVLGKVFTLFNERGAEMDQACLVTFLSEALLLPSAALQSYVTWKPIDDLHAQATISRYGSTASGIFSFRENGECISFTTDDRTAIGIDGSKQNVRWTAYMDNYRIINGIRQPNRLRAVWHYDEGDLVYFDSDNLRLEYR from the coding sequence ATGATTGTGCTAACCATCACTATAATCTGTTTGGCTGCTGCTGTCCTGGTCTTTTGGCGGATTCCCTACTCAGGAATCAAAACCCGGTTTCAGCGGCTGTCTAACAACCTAATAACCGGTGAACCGGCTTCAGGTACTGCTTTCACCGCAGAGGATTGGACACCACTCCCGCCTCCGGTTCGGAGGTATTTTGAAACGGCTGGCTTTACCGGCTGCGCGAAGATGTCCGCAATGCAGGCTGAATTCCGCAATGTTAAGTTTAGCCTGGGTCCCGGCAAAGCTATTATCAGCATCGGTTACAAGCAGGTTAATTCCGCAGCACATACAGCCAGGGCCGCTTTTATCAATACGAAGCTGTACGGTATTCCATTTCAGGGGCTTGATACCTATATTGAGGGTACGGGGGGAATGAAGGGGGTTCTGGGCAAGGTGTTCACGCTCTTCAATGAACGGGGGGCTGAAATGGATCAGGCCTGTCTGGTCACCTTTCTCTCGGAAGCTTTACTGCTGCCAAGTGCTGCTCTCCAAAGCTATGTCACCTGGAAGCCCATTGATGATCTGCACGCCCAAGCGACCATTTCCCGTTACGGCAGCACAGCCAGCGGCATCTTCAGCTTCCGCGAGAACGGCGAGTGCATATCTTTTACTACAGATGACCGTACCGCAATAGGCATAGACGGCTCCAAGCAGAACGTACGCTGGACGGCATACATGGATAACTACAGAATCATTAACGGCATCCGCCAGCCCAACCGGCTGAGAGCCGTATGGCATTATGATGAGGGGGATCTCGTCTATTTTGACAGTGATAATCTCCGCCTGGAATATCGTTAA